The genomic stretch CGGAAGAGCTCGCGCCGAAGGAGGACGCGTGATCGATCTCTCGTTCGTGCTCGGACTCGCTCTTGGGACGATCGTCACGGGTTTCTGCGCGATCGGCTCCTTCGACCGCGGTCTCGATAGCGTGCGCCGCAGATCGTGGACCACCGAGCACGCCGCGCGGAAGCGCGCGGTCGTCGCATCTCGTGCCCATGACACCGCTCAGAAGAGCAGCGCCCAGAGACTCCACCGCACAGCGAGCTGATCCCCGGCGCGCACGCTCACCGGCGATGCCGAGCGAACGTCGCCGCCGATATCATTTCGTCTTCAGGGGGTCCAAACCATTGCCAGAACTCGCTGCCAGCGCGCGCGCCCGCCTCCCCGACAGTGCGTTCGCGTACGTCGACTCGCAGCGGCGCCGGCGGCTTCCGATCCACGACGCGTCGCACGTGCGGAACGCGCTCGCGCGATTCGACCAGACCAGGTTCGAGGACGATGTCGCGCGCGAGCGCGCTCGGCAACGGCTGCTCAGGGCCGCGAAGAAGTACGGCATCGTCCCGATCGGCTTCTTCCATGGGCAGCTGCGCAAGGAGCGGCAGCAGACCGAGATCAAGGCGCGCGCAAGGGATATCGCGAGCTTACCGCGCGGCACGGTGACGTTCCTGCTCACCGACATCGAGGGATCGACCGGTCTGCTTCGGCAACTCGGCGATGGGTACGCGGCGCTCCTGCGCGACGTGAGAGCGCTCATCCGCAAGAACGTGCGCGACGGCGGCGGACACGAGGTCGACGCACGTGCAGACGAATTCTTCGCCGTCTTCCGTCATCCGGTGCGTGCGCTCGACGCGGCTGTGGGCATACAGCGGTCGCTGCAGAAGCGCGACTGGCCCGACGGCGTCGAGGTCTGCGTGCGCATCGG from Candidatus Limnocylindria bacterium encodes the following:
- a CDS encoding adenylate/guanylate cyclase domain-containing protein, whose amino-acid sequence is MPELAASARARLPDSAFAYVDSQRRRRLPIHDASHVRNALARFDQTRFEDDVARERARQRLLRAAKKYGIVPIGFFHGQLRKERQQTEIKARARDIASLPRGTVTFLLTDIEGSTGLLRQLGDGYAALLRDVRALIRKNVRDGGGHEVDARADEFFAVFRHPVRALDAAVGIQRSLQKRDWPDGVEVCVRIGIHTGRTTLTETGYVGIAVHTAARVCSAGHGGQILLSSASRDAVEGSQTAGIVLRTLGSYALAGLPEPETLFQLHAAGLRVKFPKLRSTAVSPSRPRRGSPR